The following is a genomic window from Bacillota bacterium.
GGCTGAGCGGCAGCTCCAGGCCGAAGAGGCGGCTGTCCGGGCGGAGCCGTTCCCGCTCGCGCGCCGCCCAGCCGGCCAGCATGGAGCGCGCCCGGCGGCGCGCCGCCTCTTCCCGATTCGGGTCGGCGAAGACGCCCTCGCGCTCCGGCTCCTCCGGCCAGAGCCGGTCCAGCAGCTCGAAGGCGGTCCCCGCCGTGCGCTCGCCCGGCGGCAGGGTCGCCAGCCGCTCGAGGACGCGATGGACCAGGCGGCCGATCCAGAGGGGCTCGGTGGTTCTGGCCGGCAGGCGCTGGACGTACTGGAAGAGATAGCGCCGGCGGCAGGTGCGCCAGACCTCCAGGCGCGTGGTGCTCAGCACCAGCCGGCCCTCGGCCGGCAGGAGCGCCAGCTGGCGGTGGCGCGGAGCGGCCGCCGCGGCTTCGCCCCGCGCCGCCGTCCCCGCCGGACCTGGACGCCGGGAGGGCAGGCGGCTCACCCTTCGCGGCTCCAGACGACCCGCCCCTCGATCAGCACCTGCTCGGGGCGCGTGCGCACCTCGAAGGGATGACCGTCCCAGAGGACGATGTCGGCCAGCTTGCCGGGCTCCAGCGAGCCGACCCGGTCGGCCACGCCGGTGATCTCGGCGGGCACCACGGTCAGCGCGCGGAAGGCGGCCTCCTCGTCCAGCCCCTCGCCCACCGCCAGCCCGGCGGTGATGCGCAGGAGCCAGACCGGGATGACCGGGTGGTCGGTCATGATGGCGAAGCGGACGCCCGCCTCCGCCAGCAGCTTGGGCGTGCGCAGGGTGCGGTCGCGCAGCTCCACCTTGCTCCGCGAGGTGGTGGCGGGCCCCCAGGCCACCGGCACGCCGCGACGCGCCAGCTCGTCGGCCAGCTTGTGCGACTCGGTGCCGTGGTCGATCACCAGGCGGTAGCCGAACTCGTCGGCCAGTCGCAGGGCGGTGCGGATGTCGTCCGCGCGGTGGCAGTGGTTGCGCACAGGCACCTCGCCGCGCAGGACGCGGGCCAGCGCCTCCAGCTTCAGATCGCGCGGAGGCCGCCGCTCGGGGTCGTCCTGCGCTCGCTCCAGTTTCTCCATGTACTCCCGCGCCCGCACGAAGGCCTCGCGGATGACGAAGGCGGTACCCATGCGCGTCGAGGGCATCCGTTTCTGCTCGCCGTAGACCCGCTTCGGGTTCTCGCCCAGCGCCAGCTTCAGGCCGGAGAACTCGCGCAGGAGCATCTCCTCCACCGTGCGGCCGAAGGCGTGGAAGGTGGAGCCCTGCCCGCCGATGGCGTTGCCGCTGCCCGGGGTGAGCCAGAGGGTGGTGACGCCGCCGCGCAGCGCGTCGCGCAGCCCCTCGTCCTCCGGGTTGACGGCGTCCAGGGCGCGCAGCTGGGGCGTCACGGGGTCGGTCAGCTCGTTGCCGTCGGAGCCTGCGGGACCGTTGGCTTCCTCGTGAAGACCGGCGTGGTTGTGGGCGTCGACGAAGCCGGGCGTCACCCAGCGCCCGCGGGCGTCGATGCGCCGCGCCCCCTCGGGCACCGCCAGCGCCGGGTCGTCGGCCGGTCCCACCGCGGCGATGCGCCCCTGCCGGACCAGCACCGTGCCCGGGTCGTAGACGGGGC
Proteins encoded in this region:
- a CDS encoding PD-(D/E)XK nuclease family protein, whose translation is MSRLPSRRPGPAGTAARGEAAAAAPRHRQLALLPAEGRLVLSTTRLEVWRTCRRRYLFQYVQRLPARTTEPLWIGRLVHRVLERLATLPPGERTAGTAFELLDRLWPEEPEREGVFADPNREEAARRRARSMLAGWAARERERLRPDSRLFGLELPLSLPLGDGLAFTGRVDRLEWRDGGLELVDYKTGRASGPAVLRRSLQAVGYAWLVEQVLGRRVERVTFWFLASDRLVSLPVDREACAALPGELRADGRAILSEEVYPARPGPACRWCDYLALCPEGQESVRRYASRGGREAAGGR
- a CDS encoding amidohydrolase, with the translated sequence MSGEDVLAITGGRVVTASGPVYDPGTVLVRQGRIAAVGPADDPALAVPEGARRIDARGRWVTPGFVDAHNHAGLHEEANGPAGSDGNELTDPVTPQLRALDAVNPEDEGLRDALRGGVTTLWLTPGSGNAIGGQGSTFHAFGRTVEEMLLREFSGLKLALGENPKRVYGEQKRMPSTRMGTAFVIREAFVRAREYMEKLERAQDDPERRPPRDLKLEALARVLRGEVPVRNHCHRADDIRTALRLADEFGYRLVIDHGTESHKLADELARRGVPVAWGPATTSRSKVELRDRTLRTPKLLAEAGVRFAIMTDHPVIPVWLLRITAGLAVGEGLDEEAAFRALTVVPAEITGVADRVGSLEPGKLADIVLWDGHPFEVRTRPEQVLIEGRVVWSREG